One window of Mucilaginibacter inviolabilis genomic DNA carries:
- a CDS encoding MOSC domain-containing protein yields MLTVSEINIYPIKSLGGISLPYAEVTDRGLKYDRRWMLVDEQNRFLTQREYPQMALLKVQIENDGLLVTHYLNGSVLIPFEQHDQSKQEVAIWDDTCAGVFVDQELDNWFSAALGIKCRLIYMPEDTHRQVDRQYAPEGMITSFADAYPFLLIGQASLDDLNNRMTEPLPMNRFRPNIVFTGGDAFDEDLMNHIQIAGIDFYGTKLCARCVLTTIDQQTAVKAKEPLKTLAQYRLRDKKILFGQNLIHENTGILTVGDTLNVLSTHTEERFLVPQK; encoded by the coding sequence GTTTGAAATACGACAGGCGCTGGATGCTTGTTGATGAACAAAATCGTTTCCTTACCCAGCGGGAATATCCTCAAATGGCTTTGTTAAAGGTGCAGATTGAAAATGATGGATTGTTAGTCACCCATTATCTGAATGGATCAGTATTGATACCATTTGAACAGCATGATCAAAGTAAACAAGAAGTAGCTATCTGGGATGATACCTGTGCAGGTGTATTTGTTGATCAGGAACTGGACAACTGGTTTAGCGCAGCATTGGGTATAAAATGCCGGTTGATTTATATGCCCGAAGATACCCATCGTCAGGTTGACCGGCAGTATGCACCTGAAGGCATGATCACCTCTTTTGCTGATGCTTATCCCTTTTTATTGATCGGCCAGGCTTCGCTCGATGACCTGAATAACCGCATGACCGAACCATTGCCCATGAACCGGTTCAGACCCAATATTGTTTTTACGGGCGGAGATGCTTTTGATGAGGATCTGATGAACCATATACAAATAGCCGGTATTGATTTTTATGGGACCAAACTTTGTGCACGCTGTGTGCTCACGACCATCGATCAGCAAACAGCTGTTAAGGCTAAAGAACCATTAAAAACATTGGCGCAATACCGATTGAGGGACAAGAAGATACTATTTGGGCAAAATTTAATTCATGAAAATACAGGCATCCTTACCGTTGGTGATACATTAAATGTATTAAGCACCCATACCGAAGAAAGATTCCTGGTGCCTCAAAAATGA
- a CDS encoding VOC family protein, protein MKRHIAHITLVVADYDEAIAFYTQKLGFVLIEDTVLSETKRWVLIAPDKDAQCAILLAKAVGDEQKQAIGNQSGKRVFLFLYTDDFWRDHEAMTTKGVNFVRPPVTEDYGIVAVFEDLYGNLWDLIQPSENNKPNETNHHH, encoded by the coding sequence ATGAAAAGACATATTGCCCATATTACCTTAGTAGTGGCCGATTATGATGAGGCCATTGCTTTTTATACGCAAAAGCTTGGCTTTGTATTGATAGAGGACACCGTTTTAAGCGAAACAAAAAGATGGGTTTTAATAGCGCCCGATAAAGATGCCCAATGTGCTATCCTGTTGGCTAAGGCTGTAGGTGATGAACAGAAACAGGCCATTGGCAATCAATCGGGCAAGCGCGTATTCCTGTTTTTATATACCGACGATTTCTGGCGCGATCATGAGGCGATGACCACTAAGGGGGTTAACTTTGTGCGACCGCCAGTTACAGAAGATTACGGTATAGTTGCCGTTTTTGAAGATCTTTACGGTAATTTATGGGATCTGATACAGCCATCTGAAAACAATAAACCAAATGAAACCAACCATCACCATTGA
- a CDS encoding SelT/SelW/SelH family protein, with product MKPTITIEYCPKCNWMMRAAYMAQELLTTFTDDVYGVTLQPSETSGKYTISVNDTVLFDRKEQGRFPEIKELKQLVRDQVNPDKSLGHSDNR from the coding sequence ATGAAACCAACCATCACCATTGAATACTGCCCCAAATGTAACTGGATGATGCGCGCCGCTTATATGGCACAGGAACTTCTCACCACCTTTACAGATGATGTGTATGGGGTAACCCTGCAGCCCAGCGAAACAAGTGGCAAATATACCATCAGCGTAAATGACACCGTACTGTTCGACAGAAAAGAACAAGGGCGCTTCCCGGAGATCAAAGAGTTAAAGCAATTGGTACGTGACCAGGTGAATCCCGATAAAAGTTTAGGACACTCCGATAACAGGTAA
- a CDS encoding RrF2 family transcriptional regulator has product MLSKKTKYAIKALVILGKNRDQPPMQISKIAEAERIPKKFLEQILLDLRNAGFLYSKKGAGGGYSLNRDPKEIFLVSIMRITDGPIAMVPCASLNFYHKCDECHQETTCGIRDVFVDVRDATLKILSETSIADIISREQTLIHT; this is encoded by the coding sequence ATGCTATCCAAAAAAACTAAATACGCAATTAAGGCATTGGTGATCCTGGGCAAGAACAGAGATCAACCGCCAATGCAGATTTCAAAGATCGCCGAGGCTGAACGCATCCCCAAAAAATTCCTGGAGCAAATACTGCTCGATCTGCGGAATGCCGGTTTCCTGTACAGTAAAAAAGGTGCAGGTGGTGGCTATAGCCTGAACCGCGATCCCAAGGAGATATTCCTGGTAAGCATTATGCGTATTACCGACGGTCCTATTGCCATGGTTCCTTGCGCCAGTCTTAATTTTTATCACAAATGTGATGAATGCCACCAGGAAACTACCTGCGGTATCCGCGATGTATTTGTTGATGTGCGCGATGCTACATTAAAAATATTAAGTGAGACCAGCATAGCCGATATCATATCTCGCGAACAGACGCTTATCCACACCTAA
- a CDS encoding nitrite/sulfite reductase, with protein sequence MQSFRTELENPIVEKDIIDLEKKIRAFREGKIHDEKFRSLRLARGIYGQRQPGVQMVRIKLPFGKVTFKQLLRIAEISDEYGSRNLHLTTRQDIQIHYVSLERTPELWAKLEQDDITLREACGNTVRNVTASPASGIDPQEPFDVSPYAHATFEYFLRNPVCQEMGRKFKISFSSSDADTAFSYIHDIGVIPKLKNTGERGFKVLLGGGLGAQPILANIVEEFLPEDQLIPYIEAIIRVFDRYGERNNRNKARLKYLIQKLGLEEVLRLAAIERTAIKVKSYPINRDAVLQPAVPEETAFAEVSISNPFRYEQWLATNVFEQKQKGFYGVYIKVPVGDISSDTARELVKVLQPLVADEIRVTQNQGLLLKFARKEALPALYEGLAKLELAAPGFDSVADVTTCPGTDTCNLGISNSMTMARVLEDLIYNEYEDFIYNRDIKIKISGCMNSCGQHGLAHIGFHGSSLKAGTKVLPSVQVMLGGGTVGDGIGRAADRVIKVPSKRATDVLRTLLDDYKALSTEGELYNDYYDRQGKDYFYRLLKPLADLTNLTDDEFVDWGHQETFVTAIGVGECAGVIIDLVATLLYESEEKLGWANQSFQAGAWSDAIYHAYNTLLSSAKALLLDKSINTSTQAAVIREFDANYVEKGEFDIEGSFNDLVLQINQHEPSQEFATAYLAQATAFLEKSKAKREALVQ encoded by the coding sequence ATGCAGAGCTTCAGAACGGAACTGGAGAACCCAATAGTTGAGAAAGATATTATTGATCTTGAAAAAAAGATCAGGGCCTTTCGTGAAGGTAAAATTCACGACGAAAAGTTCAGGAGCTTACGTCTGGCTCGTGGTATTTATGGGCAGCGCCAGCCTGGTGTGCAAATGGTGCGTATCAAGCTGCCATTTGGTAAAGTCACTTTCAAACAGCTGTTGCGTATTGCCGAGATATCTGACGAGTACGGAAGCCGTAACCTGCACCTGACCACGCGTCAGGATATCCAGATCCATTACGTAAGTTTGGAGCGAACGCCTGAACTTTGGGCCAAACTGGAGCAGGATGATATCACCCTGCGCGAAGCTTGTGGTAATACCGTGAGAAACGTTACCGCCTCCCCTGCCTCAGGTATCGATCCGCAGGAGCCATTTGATGTGTCTCCTTATGCCCATGCTACATTCGAGTATTTTTTGCGCAACCCGGTTTGCCAGGAAATGGGTCGTAAGTTCAAAATTTCCTTTTCATCAAGTGATGCTGACACCGCATTTTCTTACATCCATGATATCGGTGTTATCCCGAAGCTCAAAAACACTGGTGAGCGCGGCTTTAAAGTACTTTTAGGCGGTGGCTTAGGCGCGCAGCCTATTCTGGCCAACATCGTAGAAGAGTTTTTACCCGAGGATCAGTTGATCCCTTATATCGAGGCCATCATCCGGGTGTTTGATCGTTATGGCGAACGCAATAACCGTAACAAAGCCCGTTTGAAATACCTGATCCAGAAATTGGGATTGGAAGAGGTACTGCGCCTGGCTGCTATTGAAAGAACAGCTATCAAAGTAAAAAGTTACCCCATTAACCGTGATGCGGTTCTGCAACCAGCCGTTCCGGAAGAAACCGCTTTTGCCGAGGTAAGCATCAGCAATCCGTTCCGCTATGAGCAATGGCTGGCTACCAACGTATTTGAGCAAAAGCAAAAAGGCTTTTATGGCGTATACATCAAAGTTCCGGTTGGTGATATCTCCTCAGATACCGCCCGTGAACTGGTAAAAGTTTTACAGCCATTGGTTGCCGATGAAATCCGTGTTACCCAAAATCAGGGCTTACTGTTGAAATTTGCCCGTAAAGAAGCATTACCAGCCCTGTACGAAGGTTTGGCTAAGTTGGAACTGGCCGCTCCGGGGTTTGATAGTGTAGCCGACGTGACCACGTGTCCTGGTACTGACACCTGTAACCTGGGTATCTCCAACAGCATGACCATGGCCCGGGTACTGGAAGACCTGATCTATAACGAATATGAAGATTTTATTTATAACCGCGATATCAAGATAAAAATAAGCGGCTGTATGAACTCCTGCGGTCAGCATGGTTTGGCACATATTGGTTTTCATGGCAGTTCACTTAAGGCCGGTACCAAAGTATTACCGTCTGTACAGGTGATGCTGGGCGGCGGTACTGTTGGTGATGGCATTGGTCGTGCTGCTGATAGGGTGATCAAAGTGCCTTCAAAAAGAGCAACCGATGTTTTACGCACCCTGCTTGACGATTATAAAGCCCTCTCAACAGAAGGCGAATTGTACAACGATTATTACGACAGACAGGGTAAAGACTATTTTTATCGCCTGCTGAAACCATTGGCCGATCTCACTAACCTTACTGATGACGAATTTGTTGACTGGGGGCATCAGGAAACTTTTGTTACCGCCATTGGCGTTGGCGAATGTGCCGGTGTGATCATTGACCTGGTAGCTACCCTGCTTTATGAGTCGGAAGAAAAACTGGGTTGGGCCAATCAATCATTCCAGGCCGGTGCATGGTCTGATGCTATATATCATGCATATAATACACTGCTAAGCTCTGCAAAAGCGTTATTGCTGGATAAAAGCATCAACACCAGTACACAAGCGGCAGTTATCCGTGAGTTTGATGCCAATTATGTAGAAAAAGGCGAATTTGATATCGAAGGCAGCTTTAACGATCTGGTTTTACAGATCAACCAGCATGAGCCTTCTCAGGAATTTGCTACTGCTTATTTAGCACAGGCAACCGCGTTTTTAGAAAAAAGTAAAGCAAAAAGAGAGGCTTTGGTACAATAA
- a CDS encoding TSUP family transporter: MSLLPKDSSITKVQNQDTGGNQLFPVFLKLNDLHTVLVGGGHVGLEKLTAILSNSTQAKVTVISREFLPEIHELAARYDGLTIIQKSFTDDDLNDAEVVIAATNDSDLNKYIRQAAHDRKLLINVADKPELCDFYLASIVQKGDLKLAISTNGKSPTIAKRLKEVLNESIPDELDTTLQQMSELRNTLTGDFADKVKTLNKVTSVLVEPKITIKKNFIWLIWSTIIISLAIVIAALYYREPQFKSFVEGVPPQFYYFLGAGFLFALVDGAIGMSYGVTSTTFSLSMGIPPASASMGVHLSEIMSCGIAGWMHYRMGNINWKLFKLLVIPGIIGAVTGAYLLSSLEHYSQYTKPVVSLYTLILGLVILSKAFNIKRKKSADKVKRISLLGLGGGFIDAVGGGGWGSIVLSTLIAGGRSPRFSLGTVKLSRFFVAIMGSLTFISMVSSDHWPAVAGLILGSALASPIAARISNKISTKTIMVSVGIIVILVSIKSIIAFITKVL; this comes from the coding sequence ATGTCATTATTGCCCAAAGATAGCAGCATAACCAAGGTCCAGAATCAGGATACAGGGGGCAATCAATTGTTTCCCGTGTTTTTAAAACTGAACGACCTGCATACCGTACTGGTAGGTGGAGGCCATGTTGGTTTGGAAAAACTCACCGCTATTTTAAGCAATAGTACACAGGCCAAAGTAACCGTGATATCCCGTGAGTTTTTGCCGGAGATACATGAACTGGCCGCCCGATACGATGGTTTAACCATCATCCAGAAATCATTTACCGATGATGACCTGAACGATGCCGAAGTAGTGATAGCAGCCACCAACGACAGCGACCTGAACAAATATATCCGCCAGGCCGCGCATGATCGTAAGTTACTGATCAATGTGGCTGATAAACCGGAGCTTTGCGATTTTTACTTAGCATCCATCGTTCAAAAAGGTGATCTTAAACTGGCGATATCTACCAATGGTAAATCGCCAACCATAGCCAAACGTTTAAAAGAGGTGCTTAACGAAAGCATTCCTGACGAGCTGGATACTACCCTGCAGCAAATGAGCGAACTGCGCAATACCCTCACCGGCGATTTTGCCGACAAGGTTAAAACTTTAAATAAAGTAACCTCGGTACTGGTTGAGCCAAAAATAACTATCAAGAAGAATTTTATCTGGCTTATCTGGTCAACCATTATTATTTCGCTGGCTATAGTTATTGCGGCATTATATTACAGGGAGCCTCAGTTTAAGTCATTTGTAGAAGGTGTACCACCGCAATTCTATTACTTTTTAGGGGCTGGTTTCCTGTTTGCACTGGTTGATGGGGCAATCGGTATGTCATACGGTGTTACCTCTACCACCTTCTCCCTGTCCATGGGTATCCCGCCGGCATCAGCCAGTATGGGTGTCCACCTGTCAGAGATCATGAGCTGCGGTATCGCCGGTTGGATGCACTATCGCATGGGTAATATCAACTGGAAGTTATTTAAACTATTGGTGATACCGGGTATTATCGGCGCTGTTACCGGTGCTTACCTGCTATCATCATTAGAACATTACAGTCAGTATACCAAGCCGGTAGTGTCTTTATATACATTAATACTTGGACTGGTTATCCTGTCCAAGGCGTTTAATATCAAGCGTAAAAAATCGGCCGATAAAGTTAAACGTATTTCGCTGCTTGGTTTAGGTGGCGGCTTTATTGATGCTGTTGGCGGCGGCGGCTGGGGATCTATCGTACTGTCAACCCTGATAGCCGGTGGCCGTAGTCCGCGGTTTTCATTAGGTACGGTAAAATTATCCAGGTTCTTTGTGGCCATCATGGGCTCGCTTACCTTTATCAGTATGGTGAGCAGCGATCACTGGCCTGCAGTAGCCGGTTTAATATTGGGCAGCGCACTGGCATCGCCTATCGCGGCCCGCATCTCCAATAAAATATCCACAAAAACCATTATGGTTTCTGTCGGAATTATCGTAATACTGGTGAGTATCAAATCGATAATTGCCTTTATTACAAAAGTTTTGTAA
- a CDS encoding phosphoadenylyl-sulfate reductase, which yields MSEVVKHIQKVIAGLDPVDALRELAELFPGEIVFSTSFGWEDQAISHMIFANNLPIKVFTLETGRLFRETYSVWSSTMDRYKQAIHAYYPDRDLLEEMVNKKGPNSFYESVENRKECCGIRKIEPLKRALKGNKLWITGIRADQSANRLDMENVEWDEQNQLAKFHPIFSWTLDDVKDYIKQYNIPYNSLHDKGFPSIGCMPCTRAVAEGEDFRAGRWWWEDQSKKECGLHEVKQH from the coding sequence ATGAGCGAAGTAGTAAAACATATACAAAAAGTAATTGCAGGCCTTGACCCGGTTGACGCCCTGCGTGAGCTGGCCGAGCTGTTTCCCGGCGAAATTGTATTCTCCACCAGTTTTGGATGGGAAGATCAGGCTATCAGTCACATGATATTTGCCAATAATTTGCCTATCAAAGTTTTTACCTTGGAAACAGGTCGCCTTTTTCGTGAAACCTACTCGGTTTGGAGCAGCACTATGGACAGGTATAAGCAAGCTATCCACGCCTATTATCCCGATCGTGACCTGCTGGAAGAAATGGTGAATAAAAAGGGCCCTAACAGCTTTTATGAGTCTGTAGAGAACCGTAAAGAGTGCTGCGGCATCCGGAAGATTGAGCCCTTAAAACGCGCGCTGAAAGGTAATAAACTATGGATCACCGGTATCCGTGCCGATCAATCAGCCAATCGTCTGGACATGGAAAATGTAGAATGGGATGAACAAAACCAGCTAGCCAAGTTCCACCCTATTTTCAGCTGGACATTGGATGATGTAAAAGACTATATCAAACAATACAATATCCCTTACAACTCATTGCACGATAAAGGCTTCCCGAGCATTGGCTGTATGCCTTGCACACGTGCTGTTGCCGAAGGCGAGGATTTTCGCGCCGGTCGCTGGTGGTGGGAAGATCAATCCAAAAAAGAATGCGGCCTGCACGAAGTAAAGCAACATTAA